The Rosa rugosa chromosome 3, drRosRugo1.1, whole genome shotgun sequence sequence TCCAACTCCTGGAAAAATCACACCCAACATTGTTGTCAGCAAGAGGCTTGGGAATCAAATAGTTGGCCTCTTAAAACAGTATGACAACTACTTTTCCAAGCATCAAATCCATAGTCAATCTAGTGTAGTAAGAGGCCTTTTCAGTCTAGCGTATATGGTCAAAAAAGTGATGAATTCGTAACACTTATTACCGACATGTGAGTGGAATAAAAACCCACGGTTCCAATAAAACTTGGTATTGAAGACTAAACTCTATATCAAAATCCCCAATTTTGGACTCCTAACTATTtcatgtgtttgtgtgtgtgtatatatatatatatatatatatatatataaagccaTGTTAGCTACCACATTATTTGATTAATGAACTCATGGATTGGACCTCTAGTATTAATGGACCCAACTAAAAATGAAGAACTCACTGATGTGGGCATGCTGTGAGTTCCAAGAAGGGCACTGGTGGCATTGGTGGTAGCGGTGGCAGTGGAGGCAATGGTGGCAAGTGAGGCATCGGCGGCAATGGAGCAATTGGGGGAAGCCTGAAAGGTGGAGGACTGGCTGGCGTTACTTGTCTAGGCGGTGCCGGTGTTACAGGAGCAGGCACAGGATTAGATGACTTTGGGCAAAATGACATAGGCTGAGCAGGCTGAGTGAGCAAAGAGTCCACAGCATACATTCCCATGCCAAACATCGTAAACACAAGTTTAAGACTCTGAGCAGGGCCAGCAGGAATCCCACATGAGCCTTGCCCTGAGCTTAAAACCTTGGCATAACAGCCGCTCAAATCTGGTGTCCCGTCAAATTGCATAGCATAGTTCCCAAACCAGTTGGTAGTCTCCTCCCTTGACAATGTTACTTGGCCATTACTGTCACTACATGCCACTTGTACTTTAATTCCTGCAACAAAAAATGCAATCAAATAATTAAACTTCTAGGATAATTAAATGAATAGAGAATGTAAAATTACTAAATGGTTGGAGATTGTGGATCTGACCATAGATTGGATAATCAAAGAGGGACCTTTCACCATCTTTGCATTGGTCACAGAAGACTGTGCCACTGACCACGGTATTTGCTTGAGCTCCATCAATGGCTGCCAAAACCAGAACTAGTAATGCTGCTGTAGAAATGAAAACCTGAAGAGAACCCATGAGAGTTGGAGAGAGGCTCTAAATGGGTCTgcagagaaagagaaaggatTGGTGTATAAGAATGTACTGATGAATACTAGCATTTAATAGTCAGAAGTAGAATTTTTTTTAGCCCTATATCCAACTTCCAACTGCCTACATTTATTATGTACTGATGATTAGGAAGACCATGATTTTCAATCTAAAAGCTGCAAACAGTACGGATATACATTTAAGACTGGTGCTAAGAGTTTAATATACTTGATTTGAATTAGGACTGAGGTAGGCAAACCAAACTCTTGTAGGCCTATTAATTAGTTCAGTAATATGCTAATTATTTCCCAAGCTGTTTTATTGGTCTAGGATTTAGTTAGCATAAACTTGCTTGTTTATACTATTGCAATCCATATATCCCAAGATTTGagttagaagaagaaaagaaaatgaactcTTAATAACTCCTTGTACATCGATCATTCCTGAAACCACTCTGTACAAATGACTTTCAAATGACTACTCATTACTTGTTTTGATCACTCAATCCAAACGAAGCATGAGTTGAATCCACTGAAATCTTAAAATGGTGTGAAGGGTGTTCGTCATTTCACCCGATTATAATCACATTATAAGCCGGAAATGTAGATGATATCCCATTTTTATTTACGTGCATTACTACTGATTTGATGAAATAAACATCTTTGTCTATCATGGaccaacctttttttttttggtctgatatcATGGACCAACCTTGATGTTCTAAATCTGGATCTCGAAATTGATGTGCATATGGAGACTTCAGAGTTCAAACCCTTCATGGCCCTCAGATATAAGTGCAGGCAGAGTTTTAGTTTGAACGTAACGACTTTGTCACTCATACACGGGCATTAGCAAAAGAGAGCAATGAGGGGCAAGCATAGTGCCATTTGTAACTTGGTCCAGATTGAATTTCAAGGCAAAAGCCATTTATTAGAGATGGCATACATGAATTTCCTTTCAAGATTTTACTGGTGGGGAGTTGTAGTTGGCCGTCCAAGTAGCCAAAACATTAAATTGATGAGAAGGAGAAGAACTCAAGGATATGGGGGTTTTTGAATAAGAGGTTAAAAGGCAGCCAGCCTAGACATAGAGAATGGACTCTCTTTAATGTTCTTCAACAACAATGTCTGCACAAATATGGGTTTTCTCTTCACATTTCAGCTGGACATTTCTCGTGTCCCCACTCAAAGGCTGATGTGCTAGCTAGTTTGGTGTGTACAGATACAACCACGTGAAGGGAGTGAACTTGTGTTTTCTCTATAGCCTCCAGATCCTCTACAGTGAGGAAGCCAAACAATATATACATGTAGTATGTATTAGAATAAACTTAAGTACTGATCTTGTTTGATGGATAAAACTTGGCCAATTTGTGTACAAAATATTGGTGGAATTGGTTTGTCCGTTCCAAATTATACTCAAATTCCGAACAATTCCGCCATATTTTATCCCAAATTCCAAAAGTTGTCCATGTACCTGAACTCCGAAAACCTAGTCTCATCCAAAACAAGGGACTTGGACAAGTTTGGAGTCCAAACCTTGGGCTGAAGATGTGCGGTTCAAGTATTAGGATCGCAGCTTAGGGTATAGAGATCATAGTAGGTTATTACAAAATCTTACATCTAAAGTTCGAGAGTTCAACATTCAAGTCTTGTCTAATCCAATTACTTTTTACCCCAAAACACAGGATAACAACATGGTAATTATTAAAAGTTTTTTAATCCCAATATGAACGTAACATGACATAGTAAGTTACGGAGTAAATAACATGTCACCCTCCGTTAAAACTGACCAACATCTATTTTGTCCTTTGTATTATACGTAACAATCTATCACCAAAGGTTTATCAAATGTTGCGAATTGGAACCCCTTCCCTCATCTTTGTCATTTGACTTTCTTCTCACTAATTCATGTCCCACACTCAGATTGTGAACCCTCCATACTCGATCTTTATAATACCCCAAATTACAAATTTTTCTAGTCTTGTGCTATGAAACAGTCTCAACTCTCAAGATCTTCATTTTAATTTAGAAACCCCAAAGTTCTCTTGAGGAATACAACTTAAAGTTCAAAGTGTAAACTGAAACATTGAGATAGTTGAAGGGTTCATCTACGCTGAGATTAACATATTGACAATCAAGTATGCATTGGTAACTAAGTTAGCTTAATCTTGAGCTAGTCTACGACTGTTGATCACACCAATGGCGATCAACTTCTCACAGCCATTGATGTCTCTGTATAATTACCTTTCTGCATTTGCATGGTAAGTAGAAGAAACAAGGGGAACAGACGGAGCTGTGAAGGTAGTGAGAATATGGTAGATTAACAAGGAGGGGTATGTAGGGTGGGAGGGTAGAAGAAGACAGTAGAGAATTAGAAATTATGGGTATGACCGATGCGGCTGGGTTAAGGTGTAGAGAGTCTCTCACATGAGTTCAACTCGTACAGAATCCAGCCAATCTTGAAATTTCTCACATAAGTTCCAACTAGTACAGAATCTAGCCAATCTTAAAATTTGAAGTTCAGAAAGCTTGAAGGATTTGCCATGACACATTCGTAATTCTAGTTGGGAAAATATTTGCTGACAAATTTATTATATCTACTATTATAATTAGTTAATCTACATTTGATGTACTGATACATTAGCGTACATAAAATTAGTTAGatgtcataaaaaaataaaataaaaaaaataaaaataaaaactagttaGAATCGTTAGATAGCAATGCCGAAATAATAACAGTCTGGGATCGGACTATCGCGCTAAATGAACATGAGAATACTTGTAAGGATGGCACATGGCCACATGTATTGCAGATCACACCAGTTCATCACTACTTGTACTCGCTGCCTGGTGCCAGTTGTGTGTCCTTTGCCCCCATTTTGTTTGAATCAAGATTCCAAAATATATAAATCATTATGCCTCCCCAAGATTCTGAAATCTCACATTTACAAGATCCTGAACAGTTATTCCTATCCAAACCAGATATCATGTATAACTTGCTCAAAACTACCTTCCGGCGATGGAACCAACACAGACCCATAACCTAAACGACATATAAATAATCACACATCACTCTACGACAGTGCATTCAGCAACTCTTCATCAACCACACATCCAAAACCAAGAAAACACCAAGAAAGCATTGCATGTGGAAGCACAAAAGAAAATGATCTGGACAATTATCCAACGAACATACCACAATTCCACGTTAACTTAACGATCAAAAATAATTATCAGAGTCACAGTGTTTCTCAATCTCAATACAACATACAAAACAAAGTCCTATAGGCAAAACTAGTATACTTGAAAACCTACCAAAAAAACTGTTTTTAAGTTGAATGTATAGCATTAGCGACATAgcataaatataaaaaagaaactgaaaaaTCAACAGCCTCATGGAATCAGCAGATCAAGCAACTTGGGACTTGTTCCCTCTAACATCATATTTCTAAGCTCCTCTTCAGTTCTCATTAACATTCTCATTCTCCGGTTCTGGTTCCTCAGAATTGCTGCTCCTACTCTCATCGTTTCCAGCACTACACTCAAAGAAAACAATTTAGTTTCAGAGTGGTAAGAGAACCTGAAAATTAGCACAAAAATGATTCCATGTACACAAGAACAAGCAAAGACCTTGAACATAATCAACTTGAATATCTAACATCTACAGATGCATAAGTATATACAATACATTTCCCCTTTGGTGTTACATTTTGCAGGTGACAGGGTTAGGTTCCTTTGTTCCTAAGTTTGTGTTCTCAAAACGCTTAAGAATGAACATGCAATCACAAATATTACAACACACAAATGTAGGTAGGTTCTAGGGCCCTTCAGGATATGTAACAACTATCAAGTTGAGAATACAAACCAAATAATAGGGCCTTCTACCAAATAGAATACAAATACATTATAGACAGCATGAACAGAATTCTTCAAAACAGGACCGCAATACCTCACAGTTCAAAATGCTTCCTTTTGAATTTAAAATGGAACATTAAAAAACGCAGCTTATTGCTTAGCAAAGTAATACAGAAACACCAACAGAAAACACTGCAGCTTATTGCTTGTTATATGATACAAAAACACCTCCTAACAAGCATCATTTCTCCTACAATATTCAAAAAGTATAGACACAAATGAGCATCACTTCTCTTGCAATATTCAAAAAGTTAACGTAAAAGATGTAAGTAGTAGGGTTCCATCAAACAAAACTTCCACTAGCTAACTGAAACCAATTATAACTAAAATGCACCTCTTTAACTGGCAATTTGCTGACAGAAACCATGCATACGAAGTACTAAAAGCATCAACCTTTACAATTAAGCATCCTAAAGATGATCAATTTATATAAACAATCAATCATATAACTGAAGCAGCATACCTCTGAGGACGAGCCTCAGCCTCAGCCTCCGCCTCAGCCACAACAGGTTTCCTCCAAGCTCCCACGGTGCGGTCACCAGAGCGCCCATTTCCCATCCCAAAACTCCTCTTCCCAAAAGACTCCCCTTCGGCAGCCACAGCCTCCTTCTCCTTAAGTTTCACAGACTCAAGCTGCTCGTCAATCTTCTTCCAATCCTGCCCCTTCTCTGCCAAAACCTCCTCTCTCGGCCTGGCGGCCCCAAACGGGTTCGAACCCCTGGGCCTTGGTGCTGCCGCCACATCCTCAGGCACCGCCACCGGAGAGGTTTCATTGCTCACAACAGGCAGAGTAACAGGCAATGTCCTCGGCTGCAAATTGAGCCTCGGCCTCCCAGTACTCTCCATCCCACCATTACTCTCCTCCCTCTTCCTTCCCCAACTCTCCGAATCCGCACCGCCACCGTTCGAATTGAACCCTAACCCTACCTTCCTCTCCCTTTCAAACCCACCCCCACCGTTACTCTCCTCCCTCTTCCTCCCCCAGCTCTCCGAATCAGCACCGCCGCCATTCGATGCAAACCCAACCTTCCTCTCCCGCTCAAACCCACCGCCGGAGCCGCCGTATCTCCTTCCCTCCGACGAAAACGAGCTCTTGTTCGAGACCCAGCTGTCAGATTCATCCGCCTTCGACTGGGACCCAAAGAACCCTCCTTTCTCCCTCCTCTCAAACCCATTCCCCGCCGCCGATTTCTTCCCGGCGCCCCAGTCGTCGGCCTCATCCGCCCGCGACGgcccatctctctctcctccttcttTCCCCCCAAACCCTCCTCCTCCTTCCCTCCTCTGACTCCCCCACTTCGAACTCGAATCCTCGCGGTTCCCCCGATCGCCGCCGTAGCTCTTGAACCCGCCGCCAATCCGGTTCCGTTCGAGCTCCTCGGCGGTCCGCTCGCGCGGGCCGGTCGGGAGAACCAACCGATCCTCGTGGGTCAGGCCCACGGGCTCGGCGGGCTTGGGCCCGCCGAAGGTGGAGAACTCGGCGAGGCTGACCTTCTGgcccttgttcttcttcttcggcttcGCGGCGGCGGCGGAGAGAGAGGGGAAGTCGGCGAGGGGCTGCTGCGTTTCCATCTTGGTCTGTTGTTGTTCCAGCTCGGCTTCGTGCTCTTCGGCGTCGAGGGCCCACGCGCCGGGCTTGGCCCAAGGAGACGACACTGTTGCCGCCATGGTTGCGTTTGCTAGGTGAAAAGCTGTCTCTGGTGTTTTTTGGCTCTTTGAGATTTCTGCGATTTGTGTTTTGGGGATGCGTTGGTTTGAAGCGAAGGAAGGGGGTTTGTATTTATAGGTAGGGATGGGGATTTGATCCGACGGTCCAGAATGGATTCCCAATCAGATAGGGAATCTGGCTTTGATCGTAAAAAAGAGTTGAGAGGAAAAACTTAACACGAAAGTAATTGAGGGGTTTGTAACAGTAGATGAAGATCCTTcactaccattttttttttttttcgaaatcCTTCACTACCATTTTTATGGTCGTGATTAGCGAATTAGTAACCGAGTTGGAGATGATTTTTCACTTCAGTTGTGATTAACGAATTCTCACATGAAATAAGATTAGTGTAACAAGATCAAAAACTTAAAAAGAGTTGCATACAAGATGTACAATGCCAAGCGGTAGCTGCGGAGTAATTGGCCAGTATGCCTCTTGGTTCTGTTCTGATAACGCGCTATTGACTGATGATACATAAAAAAGAATCAGActatgaagggagaagagatcAAATTCACTCATACATCAACAAGAATCAGGGACAGAAACTGCAAGCATCCATATGTGCATATACCAATAGCCGTCATAGACAGATTGGACATTGCCAATATCACAGCAAATGTCTCTGCGCCACTGGTATATTGATACAGCACTGCAACCCCTTTTCCTGAGCCGATGATGATTCAGAGTCGGCACTGAGAGTGGTTCCACAAGCACACATCGGTAATCAACAAGCGTCCGGTTGAAGGTCTCATCAGTTGGCTTGTGAAGAAAGCCACATCAAATTAATCTCTGATAATCACCCTAAGGAGACACCTAGAAGAAACAAGGAACTCTATAAACACTCTCAAAGGGCCGCCCTATTGACACCCGACGCATTGCTCTCTACATCCTGTCAACTACTTTCCTTTACTTTCTCACTTTGAcctaaaatttcatattttccaaaaaaaaaaaaaaaaaaaaaaaaaacaaatatataaaaagaCCTGCCATGGCTAGCTAGCCTAGCCTAGCCTAAGAACATGGCAAAAACTAAGGGAGGGAAGAGGTGTCTAGATATTTGAAGTTGTAATGAGCTATGTGCTAGGTGTCAACTAACTCAAGTCACAGCGCATCATTGCTAGGATTCCATTCTCAAGATGACCGCTGCTGATGAATGGGTATATTACGGTTCAAGAAAATCTGAATCGTGTAAAGCAATCAAATCTTCATCTTCTGAAGCCTTCATTGAATCTCCACTAATGTACCATGTTACAGTTCCTGTTACAAAGAGCAGAACTACTGTAAGCTATAGTCAAAACTCAATAAGAAGATCTGAAGATACACCGAACACTTCAAAAACACTGAAAAAGCATTTTCAGGTAGCAAATATAAGCAAAGGAAGCGACTATCACAGCTAACTGTAAGTGTAAATTTTCCCTTTATTCAAATGACAATGTAACATTCCACCAGATAAGAAAAACTACCATTCCag is a genomic window containing:
- the LOC133735618 gene encoding protodermal factor 1, which codes for MGSLQVFISTAALLVLVLAAIDGAQANTVVSGTVFCDQCKDGERSLFDYPIYGIKVQVACSDSNGQVTLSREETTNWFGNYAMQFDGTPDLSGCYAKVLSSGQGSCGIPAGPAQSLKLVFTMFGMGMYAVDSLLTQPAQPMSFCPKSSNPVPAPVTPAPPRQVTPASPPPFRLPPIAPLPPMPHLPPLPPLPPLPPMPPVPFLELTACPHQSWTRPEYKCYWRAVNPDTKVAVVFGLLAARRYGTDLTLWHGLQGRGDPYRTLLREGITAFLNSYNSLQFPYNTIAVVQHMNSGLMGSERNVLYTALRFIRANSGYGKVTCKFTSCK
- the LOC133735616 gene encoding eukaryotic translation initiation factor 4B3, producing the protein MAATVSSPWAKPGAWALDAEEHEAELEQQQTKMETQQPLADFPSLSAAAAKPKKKNKGQKVSLAEFSTFGGPKPAEPVGLTHEDRLVLPTGPRERTAEELERNRIGGGFKSYGGDRGNREDSSSKWGSQRREGGGGFGGKEGGERDGPSRADEADDWGAGKKSAAGNGFERREKGGFFGSQSKADESDSWVSNKSSFSSEGRRYGGSGGGFERERKVGFASNGGGADSESWGRKREESNGGGGFERERKVGLGFNSNGGGADSESWGRKREESNGGMESTGRPRLNLQPRTLPVTLPVVSNETSPVAVPEDVAAAPRPRGSNPFGAARPREEVLAEKGQDWKKIDEQLESVKLKEKEAVAAEGESFGKRSFGMGNGRSGDRTVGAWRKPVVAEAEAEAEARPQSAGNDESRSSNSEEPEPENENVNEN